TAGCAATGACATTTGTTCATCTTGTTCCAACTGCTTCTTTTTATACAGACTAAGTAACAACCGAATGTGATCTTTATGTTTTCTATGAATTGTTATATGTTCGTTAGAGCATATTCTCAAACCGGTGACCAAGGCGGAACCGCTGGTGCTGCTTCCCACTCTTGTTTTCTCCGGGTTTAACGACAGATTAGGAGATTTGGTTTTCTTGATTATTTCGTTAATTGCTTTGTAAATGTCTTTGCAGACGTGTTTTTTGTTCGTTGAAATTACTAAGTCGTCAGCGTAACGGGTGTAAATCACGTTTCCGTATTTATCATGGTCAGAAAGAAGATTTTCTATGTCATTATCTATCGTAAACATAACGGCGTTACTTATCATGGGTGAGCTAGGGTAGCCAATTGGAAGAGAATCATTTAAATAGAAGCATGTTTGGCGGATAAGATTTTCAGCATATACGGTTAGCTTCCAGTCCGGGGTTGTTTTTTCATACCATGCTTTGATGATAGGCCTGAAATCCCTCCACTTAATAGAGGGGAAGAAATCTTTGAAGTCCATTTTTAGAAAATATCGATTTTTTCTGTGCCTTTTTGCGTTCGACAGAATGGATTCTCCTTTAATGTACGCAGCCGACGACAGATGAACCGGCAATTCTTTAAAGACGTTAGCCATAAGCCAATATTGAATGGTTTTAATCTTTTTTGCGGGTTGATATATTGCTCTTCTTGAGTTCCCGCCTCTTTTATTGATGTAGAATTTCTTTACTTGGCTTCTTGAAGCAGCAACCGCTTCATCAATGAGATCTGAAGGAATATCCAAATCAGCCGAAATTTTCTTTTCAATGTCCATGTATCCGACCAGGACAAAACTTAAGCATGTAATTTCGGCAGGTTGAAATTAGACTGTTAGTGTCGAAACTGTACTTGTAATACGACTTTTTCAGAAGACTTTTGTA
This region of Candidatus Dadabacteria bacterium genomic DNA includes:
- a CDS encoding retron St85 family RNA-directed DNA polymerase translates to MDIEKKISADLDIPSDLIDEAVAASRSQVKKFYINKRGGNSRRAIYQPAKKIKTIQYWLMANVFKELPVHLSSAAYIKGESILSNAKRHRKNRYFLKMDFKDFFPSIKWRDFRPIIKAWYEKTTPDWKLTVYAENLIRQTCFYLNDSLPIGYPSSPMISNAVMFTIDNDIENLLSDHDKYGNVIYTRYADDLVISTNKKHVCKDIYKAINEIIKKTKSPNLSLNPEKTRVGSSTSGSALVTGLRICSNEHITIHRKHKDHIRLLLSLYKKKQLEQDEQMSLLGHLAYVRHVAPQFYSKLQNKYFKEIVELKSSNKQ